The genomic segment TCGCCCGGATATGCCAGCGGGGGAGATCGAAGCGGTTCTGCAACGCATGCGGACGGCAGGCAGCGAGGTAGATCGAATCCGTTTGCAGGACGGCGACTATTTGGTCGCCGCTTCGGAATCCCGCATCACGGGCTGGCAGCTCACCTCGGTCGTGCCCTATCATGTCGTGACAGACTCGCTGCGGGGAATCGCGCTGACGACGGCGACGATCCTGATCGTCAGCGTGCTGCTCTGTCTGGGCGCGACGGTGTTCATCTCTCATCTGACGACGCGCAGACTGATCAAGATTACGAACAAGATGAATCGCGTGAAGGAGTACGGACTGGAGCCGCTCTCCGTCATCGCGGGCAAGGACGAGATCGGACAGCTCGACGGCGCATTTAACAGGCTGATCACTTCGCTGAACGACATGACGGAGGAGCGGGTCCGGTTGGAGCGGCAGAAGACGACGCTTCAGATCGACCTGCTGCAGCTTCAGATCAACCCGCACCTGCTCTACAATACGCTGGCGACCATTCAGTGGAGGGCGAAGCAGGCCGGGACGGCGGATATCCAGCGCGTGACGGAAAGCCTGATTCGCTTTTTCAAGCGCTTTTTGAACAAAGGCGGCGGCGAGACGACGTTCGGCCAGGAGCTTGAGATGATCCGGGAATACACGCAAATTTTGCAGTTCACCTATAACATGTCCTTTGCGGTCGAGATCGACGTAGCGCCCGAGCTGCTGGACGTTCCCGCGCTTCATTTGCTGCTGCAGCCGATCGTCGAGAACGCGGTCGTGCACGGCATCAGGCCGTCGAAGCGGCAAGGGCTGCTGCGAATTGAAGGATATGGCACGGCGGACGGCAAGGTCGTATTTGTCGTCTTCGACAACGGGATCGGCATCCAGGCGGATATCGTAGCGAAAATCAACCGCAACGAGGAGCTGGGTCGGCTGAAGCCGGGGTACGGATTGTCCAACGTGAAGAAGCGGATCGCGCTCGTCTATGGCGAAGGCTGCGGCGTAAGCGTGAACAGCGGAGAGAGCGGAACGTCCGTTATCGTCACGCTGCCTGCCGCCGGCGGGGTCGAAGACAGCTAAGCGCTTGTCGTTCTTCTGCATCTCCCAATCGGTGTTTTACGTTCTGTATTCGCTTTCATTGACGGGCTACAATGACACCACAGACACAGAACGACATACCGACGGAGGGAGACAACTGTGAAATCAATTGGTTTGACGCTGTGGAGGCAGCGTGTCCTGTTCCTGTTTTTGCTGCCGGGCGCGGCAGCCGTACTGGTCTTTTCTTACGCGCCCATGGCGGGTCTCGTGATGGCGTTCCAGGATTACCGGGTATCCGACGGATTTCTGCGCGGCGAATTCGTCGGGCTGGATCAATTCAGGGCGTTCCTGACGGACCCCGACTTCTATGCGGCGCTCCGCAACACGCTGGCGATCAGCGGCCTTACCTTGCTGATCGGATTTCCCGCGCCGGTCGCGCTGGCGCTGATGATCGATGCCGTCGCCTCGTCCAGGTTCCGCAAGGTCGTGCAGTCCGTGACGTACCTGCCTCATTTCATCACCTGGGTATTCATCGCCAGTCTCGTCTACCGGCTGCTCGACACCGAGAGCGGCATCGTCAATCTGGCGCTGGTCAAGCTGGGCTTCGAGCCCGTCAGCTTCATGCAGTCGCCGGGGTACTTCTGGTTCATCCTCGTGCTGGCGTCCGTGTGGAAGAGCATCGGCTGGAATTCGATCATCTATCTGGCGGCGATCTCCGGCATCGATCCGGAGCTTCACAATGCGGGCATGGTAGACGGGGCAAGCCGGTTCCAGCGCATGATGTACATCACGCTGCCGTCGATCGTGCCGACGATCGCGCTCATGTTCGTCTTGTCGCTCGGCTCGCTCGTATCCGTGAACTTCGAAGCGGTGTTCAACCTCATGAACGGATTCGTGCAGGAAAAGGCGGACGTCATCGACACGTTCGTGTATCGCAACGGCGTCCAGATGATCAAGTTTTCCTACGCGACCGCGATCGGGCTGGCCCAATCGGTCATCGCCTCGATTCTCGTATTCGCCGGCTTCAAGCTCAGCAACAAAATGAACGGCACCAAGCTGCTGTAAGGAGGAGAAGACGTTGAACATCCGAGCGACCGGCGGGGAACGGCTTTTCTCCATCCTGAACGTCGTCTTGCTGATATTGTTGTCCGCCGTCATGGCGTATCCGTTTCTTTATGTGCTTTTCTATTCGATCAGCGACGGCGTCGCCGCCGGAGCGACGACGATTACGTTCGCGCCAGTCAAGCCCACGCTGGACAACTACAAAGCGGTGCTCGGCAATGCCGGCATCATGAATGCATTCTTTATTTCCGCGGCCCGCACGGTTCTCGGCACGGTGCTGCATGTTCTCGTCGTCTGCTTGGTCGCCTACGCCATCACCAAAAAGCAGCTGCTGTGGCGCAAGCCCATCATCGTGTTTTTTATGATTCCGATGTTCGTCAGCGGCGGATTGCTTCCCTTCTATGTCATCATCGTGAAGCTGGGACTGTCCAACCACTTTCTCGTGTACATTTTGCCGATGCTCTTCAGCGCCTTTAACATGCTGCTCGCCAAAGTGTTTTTCGATCAGATTCCGGCTTCGCTCGAGGAATCGGCGCGCATCGACGGGGCAGGCGACGCGATCGTCTTCTTCCGGATCGTGCTGCCTTCGAGCCTGCCGCTGCTGGCGACGTTGTCGATATTCGCCGGGGTCTCCCAGTGGAACGCCTGGTTCGACGCGCTGCTGTTCGTAACGAAGCAGAATCTGCTGCCGATCCAGACGCTGCTTTACAAGATCATTCTGGAATCGCAGGCGACGACGGTCGAACAGATCATGCGAATGACTCAGAGCAAGACGCAGGTCACTTCCGAAGCGGTCAAGATGACGACGCTCATGGTATCCACGCTTCCGATCCTATGCATTTACCCGTTCATGCAGCGCTATTTCGTCAAAGGCATGATGATCGGGGCGGTCAAAGGCTAACGCATTATTAGCATTATTAGCGTACGACATGTCGTGCGTTAGTATCGTTCAGATCAATCACTGGAGGGTCACTCACATGGCAGAGAAAAAAGCACTACCGCTTGCGCTCGCAGCTGCGCTGGCTTTAACCGCATTGGCCGGCTGCTCCGACGGCGGCAACAACAACGCGAACCCCGCCTCAGGCAGTCCGGCCGCCTCGGGAGCCGCTTCCGCGCAGTCTTCGGCAGAAGCGCCTTTTTCCTACACGTTCCTTGACACGGTACACCCGACGGCGCTGTTCGGGTACAACAATCCGAACGATGTCGTCACGCCGGTCGTCGAGCAAAAATTCAACGTCAAAGTGTCGGACATCGTGTTTTCGGCAGGTCAAAGCCCGGTCGAGCGGGTGAACATGCTGGTCGCCGCCAACAATCTGCCCGACGTCGTGCTCGTCGACAATCCCAACCTGTCTCTGTTGTATTCGACCGGCGCGTTCGCCGATCTGAGCGAGTATCAGAATCTCATGGTCAATACCGACAAGTATGTGTCGGATACGGGCTGGAATTCGCTCAAGGTCGCCGGCAAGCTGGTCGCCCTGCCGACCAGCGCCATGCCGGATGCGGGCAACCCCGAAGTCGCCGCAGCCATGCAAGCCGATATTTTCCACCGCGATCCGGTGAACTGGGCGTTCATGCTTCGCGAAGACATTCTGAAGAAGCTCGGCTACAAGTTCAAGACGGTCAAGGAGATTCAAGCCGAGCTCGATCAAAATCCGCGGCAGCTGACCGACGCCGATCTGCGTCTCGATCCGCCGATCGAGACGCCGGAGGATTTCGAGAAGCTGCTCTATGACATTCAGAAGCTGGATCTCAAGGTAGACGGCAAACCGGTCATCCCGCTGTCGATCCCCGATTGGGGCGCCTATCACATCAGCTCCCTTTATGCGCCTACGGGCGGCTATTACGCCAATCCGGATACGGGAGCGGTCGCCGGGTTCATCGACAATCCGAACATGAAGACCTATTACGCCAAGCTCCGCCAATGGTTCAAGGACGGCGTGCTCGACAAGGATTACCTGCTGCAGAAGCCGGAGCAGCTTCAGCAGAAGATCGCCTCCGGGCGCGTGGCCGCCATGTTCAGCGTGCCGGATACGAACGGCGCCCGCACGAGTCTGAAGCAGCTCGATCCCGAAGCGGAGCTTCGCCCGATCCCGTGGCCCAAATCGCAGTACGAGATCGAGACGGGGCACGCTTCCTATGTAGACCCCTCGTACCCGGCCGGTTTTTACAACATCATGATCAACAAAAACGTCAAGGACATCCCGCGTCTGCTGAAGTACTTCGACTGGTTCCAAACCGAGGAGGCGATGGATCTGTCCGTCTGGGGGCCGGAGAGCGCCGGCTTGTACGAATTAAAGGACGGCGTCAAAGTGTTCAAGGATCAGGCGCTGTACGAAGCGATTCGCGACGGTAAAAAAACGGCGGACGGCAAAAACGCGGAGTACTACGGCATCTACGACAAAAACAACACCGTATCGACCTACACGAGCAAGGCGTTCCTGACGGCGCCGGCGCCGTTCTACAACAACAAAACGTTCGAGCACAGCTATCCGGCCAAATTCGACGCCTGGAACGACATGTGGGCGTTCGTCTCCACCGTCAAGCTGAGCAAGGACGGCACCGTGCTGTCGCCGAGCGGCGAAAAGTCGAACGCGCTGTCCAATTATTACTGGAACACGTTCCGAACGTCGGATACGGCGAAATTGCTGTCTACGAAGAGCGAAGCGGAGTTCGACAAGAAGTGGGAGGAACTCAAGAAGACGTTCGAGGAGAAGGGCGGCTACGACGCGGCGATCGCGGAGATGAAGCCGCTGTTCGACCGGGCGCTGGGCAAATCCTAAAAACTCGCGAACGATCGGTGCCGGCTTGAAGGGGATTCGCACGGTTTTTGCCGGATCTGTTATCGGGGCGGGGCGTTTTCGCCGGCTGGCGGAGCGTCCCGCTACTTCTTAAAGGCGGTGTTTCGGATGAAAAGAAGGTTCATCGCGGCGCTGGGCGCCTCGTCGATATTACTGGCGTCGGGAATCGTTGCGCCGGTCGGATATGCAAGCGCTTCCGCGCCTTCCGTAGGCGCCTGGTACAGCACCTGGTACGCCAAGAAGACGACGCCGAACGCGACGTGGATCACGGGCTTCGGCGGCGCGAGCGCGAACCGGTTCGTCGGCGACGTCACCGGCGACGGTAAATCCGACGCCGTCATATTCAACAGCGACGGCAGCTGGCAGGTCGCGGTCTCGAACGGCAACGGCTTCAATACGCCGTCCGTATGGACGACCGGACACGGCGCCGGTTCGAGCAGCCAGCTGCTCGCCGACGTGAACGGGGACGGCAAGCAGGATGCGCTCGCGTTCTTCGGCTCGAGCGGGAGCTGGTACGCGGCACTGTCGAACGGCACGGGCTTCGGCGGCTATACGCTGTGGGTATCGGGGCTCGGCGCCGGCTCGACGACGCAGCTCGCGGGCGACGTGAACGGCGACGGCAAGGCCGACGCCGTTGCCTATCAGAGCGGCACGGGCGCATGGTCGGCAGCGCTCTCGACCGGCAGCGCATTCGGGACGCCGGCCGTATGGGCTTCGAGCTTCGGCGCCGGCACGAGCCGGCAGTTTCTCGGCGACGCGAACGGCGACGGCAAAGCGGACGCGATCGCTTTTGACGGCACCACCGGCAACTGGTACCGGGCGCTGTCCGGGGGCGCTTCGTTCGGCGCCTCCTCGCTATGGACGGCCGGGCACGGCGTCGGCTCCCAACATCAGCTCGTCGGGGACGGCAATGCGGACGGCTACGCGGACCCGTTCGTCATATTCAACGGCGACGTGAACGGCGATGCGCTGCCCGGCGATTGGTACGCGCGTTTGTACAGCAAGTACGCGGGCGCGCTCGATGGCTACGACTTTGTGATGAACACCGGCTTCGGGAGCGGCGCGACCGCGGTCATGCAGGGCAACGTCAACGGCGACCCGGACGGCTTCAAGGCTTCCGTCGCTTTCGAAGCATCTACCGGAACCTGGAAAGTCCAGCCCTATCACGCAACCAAGGCGAACGAGCAGGACACATGGTCCGCCTGGAACATCCGTTACAAACCGCTTACGCTCGGCGCTTACCAGCAATACGACAGCGGCACGACGGCGGTCATCGACGAGCATCTGGCTGCGCTCGCCGACGCCAAGGTCGATTTCCTCCTGCTCGACCAGACCAACAATATTTACGTGGACGACGGCTATATTTTTAAGCGATCGGTCAAGGTGGCCGGCCGCATCGCGGCCTGGAATGCCGCGGGGAGTCACCGGACGATCAAGTACGCCAACGCGATCGGCGGCGTTCAATGGTCGCACGATCCGGCCCATATCGAATGGGAAGCGGGCGAGATTTGGTCGCAATTTAACGATACGCCGTCGGGCGGGCCCGCCAACGCCTTTTATTTGAACGGCAAACCGCTGCTCGTCATTTACTGTACGCCTGCCGACCGTGCCGCTTGGGAGAGCTGGACCGGCTCGAAAACGAATACGAATCGCTTCACCGTCCGCTGGGCGCACAGTCCGAGCACGGCGGGCACGTACGGCTGGGAGGTTCGAAACGGCACGCTCGACGACGACGAGGTCATGCTGGTCATGCCGGGCTGGAACAACAACAAGGGAGCGACGCCGGTCTCCCGCGCGAACGGCGACTACTATGCGCTGTCCGGCTGGGAGAAGGTGCTTCGCAAATCGCCGAAGCCGCAGGTCGTCATCTTGAACTCCTTTAACGAGTACGGCGAAGAGACGGCGGTCGCGGATGCGGACACCGGCAGCCTGCTGTCACCTTCCGAGAAGTGGTACGACAAGAGCGGGCAAATCGACAATGCGATGTACTGGAATATGACGAAGAATTATATCGGATTGCTCCATACTCCGAGTTATCAAGCATCCGCGCTGTTCTCCAAGGGACAGGGCTGGTACGGCTGGTCCTACAAGCAGTGGAACGGCAGCGCCTACAGCGACATGACCTGGAATTCGGCGGCGGGCAGATGGCAGGGGACGCAGCCATACGTGCTGATTCTGGCCGATCGGCAGCACCCGGATACGTACGACGCGGTGCGCGCCTGGACCGCCCCGTATGCGGGCACCGTCACGGTGAG from the Cohnella hashimotonis genome contains:
- a CDS encoding sensor histidine kinase; translated protein: MKAWFRDLTLRSKLVLTFTLLIAVVVLLGGWINYRIAESRIERTETMLLLQNLKQTAALVDYNLDSYQRKTEIVFANSSFQETLASRYDDFSSLYDAYRNRIYSVLEPVLLDMTYSSTEIFTEGNELINVIIYSDNPSLPRDTGIIRDLTAVHGESWVRALRAAPSQIIWRGLYEENGERYISVSHTLKSFRTLEELGILTIMIPEVKLKKLLEENNENSEAALLLFDADGNSIGASRPDMPAGEIEAVLQRMRTAGSEVDRIRLQDGDYLVAASESRITGWQLTSVVPYHVVTDSLRGIALTTATILIVSVLLCLGATVFISHLTTRRLIKITNKMNRVKEYGLEPLSVIAGKDEIGQLDGAFNRLITSLNDMTEERVRLERQKTTLQIDLLQLQINPHLLYNTLATIQWRAKQAGTADIQRVTESLIRFFKRFLNKGGGETTFGQELEMIREYTQILQFTYNMSFAVEIDVAPELLDVPALHLLLQPIVENAVVHGIRPSKRQGLLRIEGYGTADGKVVFVVFDNGIGIQADIVAKINRNEELGRLKPGYGLSNVKKRIALVYGEGCGVSVNSGESGTSVIVTLPAAGGVEDS
- a CDS encoding ABC transporter permease, yielding MKSIGLTLWRQRVLFLFLLPGAAAVLVFSYAPMAGLVMAFQDYRVSDGFLRGEFVGLDQFRAFLTDPDFYAALRNTLAISGLTLLIGFPAPVALALMIDAVASSRFRKVVQSVTYLPHFITWVFIASLVYRLLDTESGIVNLALVKLGFEPVSFMQSPGYFWFILVLASVWKSIGWNSIIYLAAISGIDPELHNAGMVDGASRFQRMMYITLPSIVPTIALMFVLSLGSLVSVNFEAVFNLMNGFVQEKADVIDTFVYRNGVQMIKFSYATAIGLAQSVIASILVFAGFKLSNKMNGTKLL
- a CDS encoding carbohydrate ABC transporter permease encodes the protein MNIRATGGERLFSILNVVLLILLSAVMAYPFLYVLFYSISDGVAAGATTITFAPVKPTLDNYKAVLGNAGIMNAFFISAARTVLGTVLHVLVVCLVAYAITKKQLLWRKPIIVFFMIPMFVSGGLLPFYVIIVKLGLSNHFLVYILPMLFSAFNMLLAKVFFDQIPASLEESARIDGAGDAIVFFRIVLPSSLPLLATLSIFAGVSQWNAWFDALLFVTKQNLLPIQTLLYKIILESQATTVEQIMRMTQSKTQVTSEAVKMTTLMVSTLPILCIYPFMQRYFVKGMMIGAVKG
- a CDS encoding FG-GAP-like repeat-containing protein, with translation MKRRFIAALGASSILLASGIVAPVGYASASAPSVGAWYSTWYAKKTTPNATWITGFGGASANRFVGDVTGDGKSDAVIFNSDGSWQVAVSNGNGFNTPSVWTTGHGAGSSSQLLADVNGDGKQDALAFFGSSGSWYAALSNGTGFGGYTLWVSGLGAGSTTQLAGDVNGDGKADAVAYQSGTGAWSAALSTGSAFGTPAVWASSFGAGTSRQFLGDANGDGKADAIAFDGTTGNWYRALSGGASFGASSLWTAGHGVGSQHQLVGDGNADGYADPFVIFNGDVNGDALPGDWYARLYSKYAGALDGYDFVMNTGFGSGATAVMQGNVNGDPDGFKASVAFEASTGTWKVQPYHATKANEQDTWSAWNIRYKPLTLGAYQQYDSGTTAVIDEHLAALADAKVDFLLLDQTNNIYVDDGYIFKRSVKVAGRIAAWNAAGSHRTIKYANAIGGVQWSHDPAHIEWEAGEIWSQFNDTPSGGPANAFYLNGKPLLVIYCTPADRAAWESWTGSKTNTNRFTVRWAHSPSTAGTYGWEVRNGTLDDDEVMLVMPGWNNNKGATPVSRANGDYYALSGWEKVLRKSPKPQVVILNSFNEYGEETAVADADTGSLLSPSEKWYDKSGQIDNAMYWNMTKNYIGLLHTPSYQASALFSKGQGWYGWSYKQWNGSAYSDMTWNSAAGRWQGTQPYVLILADRQHPDTYDAVRAWTAPYAGTVTVSGTVRLESIGGDGIVAAVKKNGTTVWGPQTVTTTTGIAHSFTVSVAAGDVLYFIVNKNGTNSYDTTIWNPTIAY